One window of Sphingomonas paeninsulae genomic DNA carries:
- a CDS encoding enoyl-CoA hydratase/isomerase family protein, whose product MTEYITYAVRDQVGIISLNRPDKMNAINDDMADQIGDRFRTALNDPRARVLLVRAEGKSFCAGRDTTQLGHRRDDESDYHHVLGAQQRNLTLIDHAKPVVAAVQGHAIGGGFEIALAADIRVASDDAKIAIPEIKYGLLPDTGASQLLSALIGPSRTKIMMLTGRTIDAAQAERWGAVDMVVPRDELDDVAFALARDMASRPPIALAMGKQLANHLWNGRIREGIGMELLAQSVLFRTDDYVEARTALREKREPLFKGR is encoded by the coding sequence ATGACCGAATACATCACCTACGCGGTTCGCGATCAGGTGGGCATCATTTCGCTGAACCGCCCCGACAAGATGAATGCCATCAATGACGACATGGCCGATCAAATCGGTGACCGGTTTCGGACGGCACTCAACGACCCCCGCGCCCGCGTCCTTCTGGTTCGCGCGGAGGGAAAGTCTTTCTGCGCCGGTCGGGATACCACGCAGCTGGGCCATCGCCGCGACGACGAGAGCGACTATCATCACGTACTTGGTGCGCAGCAGCGCAACCTGACATTGATCGACCATGCGAAGCCAGTCGTTGCCGCCGTTCAGGGGCATGCGATCGGCGGCGGTTTCGAGATCGCGCTGGCCGCCGATATTCGCGTTGCGTCGGACGATGCGAAAATCGCCATTCCGGAAATCAAATATGGGCTGCTTCCCGACACCGGGGCCAGCCAGTTGCTGTCGGCCCTGATCGGTCCCTCCAGGACGAAGATCATGATGCTGACCGGTCGCACGATCGACGCCGCACAGGCCGAACGCTGGGGCGCGGTCGATATGGTGGTGCCGCGCGATGAACTTGATGACGTGGCATTCGCTCTTGCTCGCGACATGGCATCCCGCCCGCCCATCGCACTCGCCATGGGCAAGCAGCTTGCCAACCATCTGTGGAACGGTCGCATTCGTGAGGGGATCGGCATGGAATTGCTCGCCCAGAGCGTGCTGTTCCGAACCGACGATTATGTCGAAGCCAGAACCGCTCTTCGCGAAAAGCGGGAACCATTGTTCAAGGGACGCTAG
- a CDS encoding SDR family oxidoreductase, with product MQGTRNAPPLGNRMLPEGTFANDVVIVTGGGSGIGKGIATEFGRCGAAVVILGRDPGRRQHGIEAVEAVGGRAIGVSCDVRDAAQIKAAFDEAEAAFGPVTVLVNNAAGNFPAAAEDISANGFRAVTSIVLDGTFLMSTEFARRRIADERGGAILNIAATYAWTGGPGTAHSAAAKAGVVNLTQSLAVEWGPHDIRVNAIAPGLYKHGDMGDHMRLDEPESVEGHQPALRTGQVHELGWAATYLCSDYAAFCSGHTFVLDGANWLRRSLRMPKFEPVRSWLPERAS from the coding sequence ATGCAGGGTACGCGCAACGCGCCGCCGCTTGGTAATCGGATGCTGCCGGAAGGCACATTTGCAAATGATGTGGTCATCGTGACTGGTGGTGGATCAGGGATTGGCAAGGGCATTGCCACCGAATTCGGGCGCTGCGGCGCTGCGGTCGTGATCCTCGGGCGCGACCCCGGTCGTCGCCAGCACGGGATCGAAGCGGTGGAGGCAGTCGGTGGTCGGGCGATCGGGGTTTCCTGTGATGTGCGGGACGCCGCCCAGATCAAGGCAGCATTTGACGAGGCAGAGGCGGCGTTCGGCCCGGTCACCGTCCTCGTCAATAACGCCGCGGGCAACTTTCCGGCTGCGGCCGAAGATATCAGCGCAAACGGATTTCGCGCCGTGACATCGATCGTGCTGGACGGGACGTTCCTGATGTCGACGGAATTCGCGCGCCGCCGGATTGCGGACGAACGTGGGGGTGCCATCCTGAACATTGCGGCCACCTACGCCTGGACGGGGGGACCCGGCACGGCTCATTCCGCCGCTGCAAAGGCTGGTGTCGTCAACCTGACGCAATCGCTCGCGGTTGAATGGGGGCCGCACGACATTCGCGTCAACGCCATTGCACCCGGCCTCTACAAACACGGGGACATGGGCGATCATATGCGTCTGGATGAGCCGGAATCGGTAGAGGGCCATCAGCCTGCGCTGCGTACCGGACAGGTTCATGAACTTGGATGGGCCGCCACCTATCTATGTTCCGACTATGCTGCATTTTGTTCCGGGCATACATTCGTACTCGACGGTGCAAACTGGCTAAGGCGCTCACTGCGTATGCCCAAATTCGAGCCGGTGCGTAGCTGGCTTCCCGAGCGCGCATCATGA
- a CDS encoding TetR/AcrR family transcriptional regulator produces MTGVDEAERNQQDNADTLVRNRENTRTRLLKAGRKLFFSRDYTAISVDMIAREAGFTRAAFYLHFTGKDALVAAMMIAESYKTDPLFERFNHMATTPETIESFVRAFVHSGRDLPAGRLFHIVALQSDAARDAFQENRRRLMAILGDGFPAFRPARDDSHEEQRRAARATLAIVMLEQLALRDAGLASPALLEEMILEMRDRLVSLSRIYRGD; encoded by the coding sequence GTGACCGGTGTGGACGAAGCGGAACGGAACCAGCAGGATAACGCGGATACGCTGGTCCGCAATCGCGAAAATACGCGCACACGCCTGTTAAAGGCCGGTCGCAAACTCTTTTTCTCGCGCGATTACACCGCGATTTCAGTCGATATGATCGCGCGCGAGGCTGGCTTTACGCGGGCCGCTTTTTATCTGCATTTCACCGGCAAGGATGCGCTGGTCGCAGCGATGATGATTGCGGAATCCTACAAGACCGATCCGCTGTTCGAACGTTTCAACCATATGGCGACGACGCCCGAAACGATTGAATCCTTCGTGCGCGCGTTCGTTCACTCCGGGCGCGATCTGCCCGCTGGTCGCCTGTTCCACATCGTTGCGTTGCAGAGCGACGCCGCGCGCGATGCTTTTCAGGAAAACCGCCGTCGTTTGATGGCTATCCTTGGCGACGGATTCCCGGCCTTTCGCCCTGCCCGTGATGATAGTCACGAAGAACAGCGCCGTGCCGCGCGCGCAACGCTCGCGATCGTGATGCTTGAACAGCTTGCCCTGCGCGACGCCGGCCTCGCCTCACCTGCTTTGCTGGAGGAGATGATCCTTGAAATGCGGGACCGGCTGGTGTCGCTGTCCCGCATCTATCGGGGCGATTGA
- a CDS encoding acyl-CoA dehydrogenase family protein yields MDLYPSDTEEAVRAASEAYLRDHIPLNAARLRPDGIWTDMAAMGWFGIALPEDIGGVAMSHGAEALVLAELGRYLAPIGTIAMAVAANVAIATGDQALAMDILAGTRRVALGLTEAGGQLRVLEVRGANMVLVTGDNGASLYDAPVDWTINDCLDPSTSQAIIALPPKARIQTTGSRAANHQRLVAAAFALGCAEAARDMAAGYARVREQFGRPIGSFQGVKHPCADMAVRCSAARAQLLYAALTLDSAREDAAFQIAVAKRLADAAAIGNGRASIQVHGGMGMTDECDAHLVLKRAHLLQFISPVSTAMLLAA; encoded by the coding sequence ATGGACCTATATCCGTCCGACACCGAAGAAGCCGTCCGTGCAGCAAGCGAAGCGTATCTGCGCGATCATATTCCGCTGAACGCTGCGCGTCTGAGACCCGACGGGATATGGACCGACATGGCGGCGATGGGCTGGTTCGGCATTGCGCTGCCAGAGGATATTGGTGGGGTCGCGATGTCGCATGGCGCGGAGGCGCTGGTGCTGGCAGAACTCGGTCGATATCTGGCCCCCATCGGGACAATTGCGATGGCGGTTGCAGCCAATGTTGCCATAGCGACCGGGGATCAGGCGCTCGCCATGGATATTCTGGCAGGAACCCGGCGCGTCGCACTCGGACTGACAGAAGCTGGCGGGCAGTTGCGTGTTCTAGAAGTGCGCGGTGCCAATATGGTTCTGGTGACCGGTGACAATGGTGCTTCGCTTTACGATGCGCCTGTGGACTGGACTATCAACGACTGCCTCGACCCATCGACGAGTCAGGCCATTATCGCCTTACCCCCGAAAGCCCGCATACAAACGACGGGATCGCGGGCCGCCAACCACCAGCGCCTTGTTGCCGCAGCATTCGCGCTCGGTTGCGCAGAGGCGGCGCGCGATATGGCGGCGGGCTATGCACGAGTTCGTGAGCAATTCGGGCGCCCTATCGGGTCATTTCAGGGCGTAAAACACCCCTGTGCGGATATGGCGGTGCGGTGTTCAGCGGCGCGTGCGCAACTATTATATGCTGCGCTGACGCTGGACAGTGCGCGCGAGGACGCCGCGTTTCAGATTGCGGTGGCGAAGCGACTGGCCGACGCAGCCGCGATCGGGAACGGACGCGCCAGCATTCAGGTTCATGGCGGCATGGGCATGACCGATGAATGCGACGCCCACCTCGTCCTCAAGCGCGCTCATTTGTTACAATTCATTTCGCCGGTCAGCACGGCGATGCTGCTCGCCGCCTGA
- a CDS encoding acyl-CoA dehydrogenase family protein, which produces MDIDYSTSEMHFREEVRAWLAVNTPKEPRPFDGTEGRAFDLAWQRRQYDGGWAGINWPTEYGGRGLSLIEQIIWFEEYARAGAPFIGVCFVGVNHGGPTLIARGSEDQKHYHLPRILKAETIWCQGFSEPGAGSDLAGIRTHARIDGDELVINGSKIWTSYADLADWQELLVRTDPNAERHKGLSWVICDMRTPGITVRPIRLMSGQIDLCEVFYDEVRVPVENIVGGIDQGWSVAMSTLGFERGTGFIAEQVSLAAHVEQLIGRARETTGTDGRALIASERLADDLATLRAEVTALKAMTYRTVSEVARTGTPGAEASIVRLYTSELSQRVARCEIGMMGQTMLDFSYGMKDPTHRYLYGFAQTIAGGSAQIQRNIIGERVLGLPK; this is translated from the coding sequence GTGCGTGCATGGCTCGCGGTGAATACTCCGAAAGAACCGCGCCCCTTTGACGGGACCGAAGGGCGTGCGTTCGATCTGGCATGGCAGCGGCGGCAATATGATGGTGGCTGGGCCGGGATCAACTGGCCCACAGAATATGGGGGCAGGGGTCTGTCACTGATCGAACAGATCATCTGGTTCGAAGAATATGCGCGCGCGGGTGCTCCTTTTATCGGCGTCTGCTTCGTCGGCGTGAATCATGGTGGGCCGACACTGATCGCGCGCGGGAGCGAGGATCAGAAACATTATCATCTGCCACGCATCCTGAAGGCTGAAACCATCTGGTGTCAGGGCTTTTCCGAACCGGGGGCCGGATCGGACCTTGCGGGAATACGCACTCATGCGCGGATCGATGGTGACGAGCTGGTTATCAATGGGTCAAAGATATGGACCAGCTATGCCGACCTTGCCGACTGGCAGGAACTGTTGGTTCGCACAGATCCGAATGCTGAGCGCCACAAAGGGTTAAGCTGGGTTATCTGCGATATGCGCACGCCCGGCATCACGGTGCGCCCAATCCGCCTGATGAGTGGTCAGATCGACCTTTGCGAAGTATTTTACGACGAGGTCAGGGTTCCGGTCGAAAATATCGTCGGCGGCATCGATCAGGGTTGGAGCGTGGCGATGTCGACGCTGGGGTTCGAGCGGGGCACGGGCTTTATTGCGGAACAGGTCAGCCTTGCCGCGCACGTGGAACAGTTGATCGGGCGCGCCCGGGAAACGACAGGTACGGACGGACGCGCCCTTATTGCAAGCGAGCGTCTGGCGGACGATCTCGCCACTCTGCGCGCCGAGGTGACTGCGCTGAAAGCGATGACATATCGCACCGTCTCTGAAGTGGCGCGCACCGGTACGCCGGGTGCCGAAGCGTCGATTGTGCGGCTTTACACCTCCGAACTTTCACAACGTGTCGCGCGCTGCGAGATCGGGATGATGGGACAGACCATGCTCGATTTCAGCTACGGCATGAAAGATCCCACGCATCGTTATCTTTATGGCTTTGCCCAGACAATTGCCGGTGGCTCCGCCCAGATCCAGCGCAATATTATTGGCGAGCGCGTGCTCGGACTTCCCAAATAA